From the genome of Streptomyces sp. NBC_01116, one region includes:
- a CDS encoding acyl-CoA dehydrogenase family protein, whose product MSKADLTALAAELEEYLGDPSDDGSRMSFRRILDHDEHEEYPFGFVGQLRRWGAHEHSLPAEQGGRAGNVETGFNLMRLVARRDCTTATCLVITNLSFMPLWIAGTEEQKSSAIAAMKRGGGLSWGLSERDHGSDLIANEMAAVKVEGGYELTGEKWLIGNATVADTMLVYARTGSRNGPGAYSIFIVDKWRLAAGTVEELPSEKLHGLRALDLGGLRLDRAFVPDSALLGAEGQGLEIALKATQVARSVIGSLPLSAVDTGLRLTLDFTEGRVIFGTTVSDVPYSRRQLTEVFADLMIADAMSLGAVRCLQAAPEQISVWSSAVKYLVPTLLEKSMSQLNTVLGARFFLRDHPHYGPYQKMLRDLLVANIADGNTVVNLRNLGQQLDGLLNNVRDASAEARAAASERAAVLFGMDRELPRYEPWKQELFSRGADDALLAGPDGVRRLREIAAAAGDAERERLERAADAAEELLGRTAALSDRAAALKTRLGRAYGHSAELFELSKEYCLLHAAAACVLTFVHAHGVSEAPLPSGALLLLMLERLRRHVHPVEQITDQSDIDEVMAVLRGLHQEDRLFSHWQFALAKRSGVPAAARR is encoded by the coding sequence ATGTCCAAGGCTGATCTCACCGCACTGGCGGCGGAGTTGGAGGAGTATCTCGGCGACCCGTCCGACGACGGCAGCCGGATGTCCTTCCGCCGGATCCTGGACCACGACGAGCACGAGGAGTATCCCTTCGGCTTCGTCGGCCAGTTGCGCCGCTGGGGCGCGCACGAGCACTCCCTGCCCGCGGAACAGGGCGGCCGGGCGGGCAATGTGGAGACCGGCTTCAACCTGATGCGCCTGGTCGCCCGCCGGGACTGCACGACCGCCACCTGCCTGGTGATCACCAACCTCAGCTTCATGCCGCTGTGGATCGCGGGCACCGAGGAGCAGAAGAGTTCCGCCATCGCCGCGATGAAGCGGGGCGGCGGCCTGTCCTGGGGGCTGTCCGAGCGCGACCACGGCAGCGATCTGATCGCCAACGAGATGGCCGCCGTCAAGGTCGAGGGCGGCTACGAGCTGACCGGCGAGAAGTGGCTGATCGGCAACGCCACGGTCGCCGACACGATGCTCGTGTACGCCCGGACCGGCAGCCGCAACGGGCCCGGCGCGTACTCCATCTTCATCGTCGACAAGTGGCGGCTGGCGGCCGGGACCGTCGAGGAACTGCCGAGCGAGAAGCTGCACGGGCTGCGGGCCCTCGACCTCGGCGGGCTGCGCCTGGACCGCGCCTTCGTCCCGGACAGCGCGCTGCTCGGGGCCGAGGGCCAGGGGCTGGAGATCGCGCTCAAGGCCACGCAGGTGGCGCGCAGCGTGATCGGCAGCCTGCCGCTCTCGGCGGTCGACACCGGACTGCGGCTGACCCTGGACTTCACCGAGGGGCGGGTGATCTTCGGCACCACGGTCAGCGACGTGCCCTACAGCCGCCGGCAGCTGACCGAGGTGTTCGCCGACCTGATGATCGCCGACGCCATGAGCCTGGGGGCGGTGCGCTGCCTCCAGGCGGCGCCGGAGCAGATCAGCGTGTGGTCGTCGGCGGTGAAGTACCTCGTGCCGACCCTGCTGGAGAAGAGCATGTCCCAGCTGAACACGGTCCTCGGGGCACGGTTCTTCCTCCGCGACCACCCGCACTACGGCCCGTACCAGAAGATGCTGCGCGACCTGCTGGTCGCCAACATCGCCGACGGCAACACCGTGGTGAACCTCCGCAACCTCGGCCAGCAGCTCGACGGGCTGCTGAACAACGTCCGCGACGCCTCGGCCGAGGCCCGCGCGGCGGCCTCCGAACGCGCCGCCGTGCTCTTCGGCATGGACCGGGAGCTTCCCCGTTACGAGCCGTGGAAGCAGGAGCTGTTCAGCCGGGGCGCGGACGACGCGCTGCTGGCCGGGCCCGACGGCGTGCGCCGGCTGCGGGAGATCGCCGCGGCGGCCGGGGACGCCGAACGGGAGCGGCTGGAGCGGGCGGCCGACGCGGCCGAGGAACTGCTGGGCCGGACGGCGGCGCTGTCCGACCGGGCCGCCGCGCTCAAGACGCGGCTCGGGCGGGCCTACGGGCACTCGGCGGAGCTGTTCGAACTGTCCAAGGAGTACTGCCTGTTGCACGCGGCCGCGGCCTGCGTCCTCACCTTCGTCCACGCGCACGGGGTGTCCGAGGCCCCGCTGCCGAGCGGCGCGCTGCTGCTGCTGATGCTGGAGCGGCTGCGCCGCCACGTCCACCCGGTCGAGCAGATCACCGATCAGTCCGACATCGACGAGGTGATGGCGGTGCTGCGCGGGCTGCACCAGGAGGACAGGCTCTTCTCGCACTGGCAGTTCGCCCTCGCCAAGCGGTCCGGCGTCCCCGCCGCCGCCCGCCGCTGA
- a CDS encoding DUF3291 domain-containing protein, which yields MPTLPWTTPNPARPDTTAFVMASRLEVKSGKHTPRFFLKSLSAWGQVRKAPGALGASLEAQLLKGVFYTLSAWEDKDALYTYARTEPHKSVMTGLRSVMGASTFTFWEVPVSQLPITWEDAKRRIEAQEREDAAQGGQGR from the coding sequence GTGCCGACTCTTCCCTGGACGACGCCGAACCCGGCCCGGCCCGACACCACCGCCTTCGTGATGGCTTCACGCCTGGAGGTGAAGTCCGGCAAGCACACCCCGCGGTTCTTCCTGAAGTCGCTCTCCGCCTGGGGCCAGGTGCGCAAGGCGCCGGGAGCCCTCGGAGCCTCCCTGGAGGCCCAGCTGCTGAAGGGCGTCTTCTACACGCTCTCCGCCTGGGAGGACAAGGACGCGCTCTACACCTACGCGCGGACGGAGCCCCACAAGAGCGTCATGACCGGACTGCGCTCCGTGATGGGCGCGTCGACGTTCACCTTCTGGGAGGTGCCGGTGTCCCAGCTGCCGATCACCTGGGAGGACGCCAAGCGGCGCATCGAGGCGCAGGAGCGCGAGGACGCGGCACAGGGCGGCCAGGGCCGCTGA
- a CDS encoding NAD(P)/FAD-dependent oxidoreductase — protein sequence MSQPTRPRVAIVGAGVAGLSAAYHLRDRARITIFEREDRLGGHANTVEVEENGRTLGIDTAFVVFNRPAYTNLCEFFEELGVDTVEHRGAFNFFDLDSGLEYGTKELDMSEEEVSARYSEEFLTIWREARRFHTEGRKDFVRKKADIPLGEYLDRGGYSQAFRHSYVILLCSAVWSIPAELIWQMPASTAIAFFMGHDEGGLGGREVDWRTVGGGSISYVRKALAAIGPEIRSGEPVTAIHQDGDGATVTTANGSDRFDYVVVGAHADEALALLDNPTERQTAVLSTVAYNGSSVILHTDPSVVPADRERWEAWNYGKVEVDGEPRTYVAYYMNKLHGFTAEKDYFVTLDYPGEVDPATVIAEFPYTHPIIDVAVRDLQKDIYDVNDGTRVKLCGSYFHAKRHGVDQIGSHEAGYSSGMDVAARIIGEL from the coding sequence ATGTCACAGCCCACCCGCCCCCGCGTGGCCATCGTCGGAGCCGGTGTCGCCGGACTCTCGGCCGCGTACCACCTGCGCGACCGCGCCCGGATCACGATCTTCGAGCGGGAGGACCGCCTGGGCGGTCACGCCAACACGGTCGAGGTCGAGGAGAACGGCCGCACCCTCGGCATCGACACCGCCTTCGTCGTGTTCAACCGCCCCGCCTACACCAACCTCTGCGAGTTCTTCGAGGAGCTGGGCGTCGACACGGTCGAGCACCGCGGCGCCTTCAACTTCTTCGACCTGGACAGCGGCCTGGAGTACGGGACCAAGGAGCTGGACATGAGCGAGGAGGAGGTGTCCGCCCGCTACTCCGAGGAGTTCCTGACGATCTGGCGGGAGGCGCGGCGCTTCCACACCGAGGGGCGCAAGGACTTCGTCCGCAAGAAGGCCGACATCCCCCTCGGCGAGTACCTGGACCGGGGCGGCTACAGCCAGGCGTTCCGCCACTCGTACGTGATCCTGCTGTGCTCGGCGGTCTGGTCGATCCCCGCCGAGCTGATCTGGCAGATGCCCGCCAGCACCGCCATCGCGTTCTTCATGGGGCACGACGAGGGCGGGCTCGGCGGACGCGAGGTGGACTGGCGGACGGTCGGGGGCGGTTCCATCTCCTACGTGCGCAAGGCGCTGGCCGCGATCGGCCCGGAGATCCGGTCCGGGGAGCCGGTGACCGCGATCCACCAGGACGGTGACGGAGCCACCGTGACCACCGCGAACGGGTCCGATCGGTTCGACTACGTGGTCGTCGGCGCGCACGCCGACGAGGCCCTCGCGCTGCTGGACAACCCCACCGAGCGGCAGACCGCGGTGCTCTCCACGGTGGCGTACAACGGCTCGTCGGTCATCCTGCACACCGACCCGTCCGTGGTGCCGGCCGACCGGGAGCGCTGGGAGGCGTGGAACTACGGCAAGGTCGAGGTCGACGGAGAGCCGAGGACCTATGTGGCCTACTACATGAACAAGCTGCACGGGTTCACCGCCGAGAAGGACTACTTCGTCACCCTCGACTACCCGGGCGAGGTGGACCCGGCGACCGTCATCGCCGAATTCCCCTACACCCACCCCATCATCGACGTGGCGGTCCGCGACCTCCAGAAGGACATCTACGACGTCAATGACGGAACCCGCGTGAAGCTGTGCGGTTCCTATTTCCACGCCAAGCGCCACGGCGTGGACCAGATAGGTTCGCACGAGGCCGGATACTCCTCCGGAATGGACGTCGCGGCCCGGATCATCGGCGAACTCTGA
- a CDS encoding BTAD domain-containing putative transcriptional regulator, with product MQFRILGPPDLFDEERRLRTPLTSPKQKRLLGALIARPNSFVPREELMREVWAGRPPRQARSALSTHASGLRKTLAGAEGARGGRARLVTGTDGLMLRVSATETDSGRFCLAVTRARGRCRTAPEEAYAILREALALWRGPVLDGGGPHGPLGATLAERLQDVRRQALELLFDAALRSGRHPDVLSELREATVAHPLCERFHDQLMLALCRSGRGGEAIGVYTEARQRLTAAHGHTPLLRARLEQIGTQSPELSAAGAGARAPVAFPPPRSPAGRDGARPHRFVVRHVERPDGPAERSALGFLTDLLSGRELHTGGV from the coding sequence ATGCAGTTCAGGATTCTGGGCCCGCCCGATCTTTTCGATGAGGAGCGCCGCCTTCGGACACCGCTGACCAGCCCCAAACAGAAAAGGCTGCTCGGAGCGCTGATCGCACGGCCGAATTCCTTCGTCCCGAGGGAGGAGCTGATGCGCGAGGTGTGGGCCGGACGCCCGCCGAGACAGGCGCGCAGCGCCCTCAGCACCCATGCCTCGGGGCTGCGGAAGACCCTGGCGGGCGCGGAGGGGGCGAGGGGCGGCCGGGCGCGCCTGGTCACCGGGACCGACGGACTCATGCTGCGGGTCTCCGCGACCGAGACCGACAGCGGGCGGTTCTGCCTCGCCGTCACCCGGGCCCGGGGCCGGTGCCGGACGGCTCCCGAGGAGGCGTACGCGATCCTGCGCGAGGCCCTCGCGCTGTGGCGCGGGCCCGTCCTGGACGGCGGAGGCCCGCACGGGCCCCTCGGCGCGACCCTGGCCGAACGGCTCCAGGACGTGCGACGGCAGGCGCTGGAGCTCCTCTTCGACGCGGCCCTGCGCTCCGGGCGGCACCCGGACGTCCTGTCCGAGCTGCGGGAAGCCACCGTCGCCCACCCGCTGTGCGAGCGCTTCCACGACCAGCTGATGCTGGCCCTGTGCCGCTCGGGCCGGGGCGGGGAGGCCATCGGCGTCTACACCGAGGCCCGGCAGCGGCTCACCGCGGCCCACGGGCACACCCCGCTGCTGCGGGCCCGCCTCGAACAGATCGGCACGCAGTCCCCCGAGCTGTCCGCCGCGGGCGCGGGGGCGCGGGCACCGGTCGCGTTCCCGCCGCCCCGGTCGCCGGCCGGCCGTGACGGGGCCCGGCCCCACCGGTTCGTGGTCCGGCACGTCGAGCGGCCGGACGGGCCCGCGGAACGCTCGGCCCTCGGGTTCCTGACCGACCTCCTCAGCGGCCGGGAGCTGCACACCGGCGGAGTGTGA
- a CDS encoding protein kinase, whose product MPPLREPGAHPEAEFPRYAGAYRLEARLGSGGMGVVHLARSASGMQLAVKVVHAPYAADPEFRARFRQEVAAARRVSGAFTAPVVDADPEAGRPWMATLYVPGPTLAEQVRRSGPMAPAELRRLTAGLAEALRDIHRAGVIHRDLKPSNVLLTDGGPKVIDFGISRPYDSDLRTETGKLIGSPPYMAPEQFQRPREVGPPADVFALGAVIVHAATGRGPFDSDSPYIVAYQVVHDQPDLGGVPEELAPLVARCLAKDPAERPTPGEVMEALLPPSYEADAFIPAQRRRAVVAAAVPSPKERDGSEADTHVGAAPVARRRRLPRVRLVVAAALLLLVTGAGAGAYAVWGGGVTDPSRPEPERAGAGGGGGDDAVTPWRTALRAPGSSTPVCSTAGSGGALYCSAAGAGTARIDPADGSVLWSARTSSSRTTAHAPIVSGGVVLSAGPDGELRAFDPVKGTAVRDTALSASPGGAFPAGDTLLTVADDGTVTALDGASGTTRWAGSPAGHTRPDFALYDGASGLAYAFEQTSSGASTLVTAVDAASGRTSWQRRLDGALTPVGTAGAGELVLTAMNGNSDVTELVRYAPGTGRSARVPLPFALDGPQVAMAGDVAYLLARGGSLLAFDTAAGGAEAELWRLETGVGRASAPVLGEGGHLYFSAADGRLLAVDTDRGALVGQTRTRMSGGKLAYASDLPAPVTAGRTVVGTAPDGSVFAVDGADPGAW is encoded by the coding sequence ATGCCGCCGCTGCGAGAGCCCGGAGCACATCCGGAAGCGGAGTTCCCGCGTTACGCCGGCGCCTACCGCCTCGAAGCCCGTCTCGGCTCGGGCGGCATGGGTGTCGTGCATCTGGCGCGCTCGGCCTCGGGGATGCAGCTCGCGGTGAAGGTGGTGCACGCGCCGTACGCGGCGGATCCCGAGTTCCGGGCGCGGTTCCGGCAGGAGGTGGCGGCCGCGCGGCGGGTGAGCGGGGCCTTCACCGCGCCCGTCGTCGACGCCGATCCGGAGGCCGGCCGGCCCTGGATGGCCACCCTCTACGTTCCCGGGCCCACGCTCGCCGAGCAGGTGAGGCGGAGCGGCCCGATGGCCCCCGCCGAGCTGCGCAGGCTGACCGCGGGGCTCGCCGAGGCGCTGCGGGACATCCACCGGGCGGGCGTGATCCACCGCGATCTGAAGCCGAGCAACGTGCTGCTGACCGACGGTGGCCCCAAGGTCATCGACTTCGGGATCTCCCGGCCGTACGACAGCGATCTGCGCACCGAGACGGGCAAGCTGATCGGCTCGCCGCCCTACATGGCGCCCGAGCAGTTCCAGCGGCCGCGCGAGGTCGGGCCGCCTGCCGACGTGTTCGCGCTGGGGGCCGTGATCGTCCACGCGGCGACGGGCCGGGGGCCGTTCGACTCGGACAGCCCGTACATCGTGGCGTACCAGGTGGTGCACGACCAGCCGGACCTCGGCGGGGTGCCGGAGGAGCTCGCGCCCCTGGTCGCCCGGTGCCTGGCGAAGGACCCGGCCGAGCGGCCCACCCCGGGCGAGGTGATGGAGGCGCTGCTGCCCCCGTCGTACGAGGCCGACGCGTTCATACCGGCGCAGCGGCGCCGGGCGGTGGTCGCGGCGGCGGTGCCGTCGCCGAAGGAGCGGGACGGTTCGGAGGCGGACACGCATGTGGGCGCCGCGCCCGTGGCCCGGCGCCGACGGCTGCCGCGCGTCCGGCTGGTCGTGGCGGCGGCGCTGCTCCTGCTGGTGACGGGGGCGGGCGCCGGGGCGTACGCCGTGTGGGGCGGCGGGGTTACGGACCCGAGCCGCCCGGAGCCGGAACGCGCGGGCGCCGGGGGCGGTGGGGGCGACGACGCCGTCACCCCGTGGCGTACGGCGTTGCGGGCCCCCGGCAGCTCCACGCCCGTCTGTTCCACCGCCGGGTCGGGAGGGGCGCTGTACTGCTCGGCGGCCGGGGCCGGTACGGCCAGGATCGATCCGGCGGACGGGAGCGTGCTGTGGTCGGCCCGGACCTCCTCCTCGCGGACCACCGCCCACGCCCCGATCGTCTCGGGCGGGGTCGTGCTGTCCGCGGGCCCGGACGGGGAGCTGCGCGCGTTCGACCCGGTGAAGGGCACCGCCGTCCGGGACACCGCGCTGTCCGCGAGCCCCGGCGGCGCGTTCCCGGCGGGCGACACCCTGCTGACCGTGGCGGACGACGGCACGGTGACGGCGCTGGACGGGGCGAGCGGGACGACCCGCTGGGCGGGGTCGCCGGCGGGCCACACCCGGCCCGACTTCGCCCTGTACGACGGGGCTTCCGGGCTCGCCTACGCCTTCGAGCAGACGTCCTCCGGCGCGTCGACGCTGGTCACGGCGGTGGACGCCGCGAGCGGCCGGACCTCCTGGCAGCGGAGGCTGGACGGGGCCCTCACCCCGGTCGGCACGGCGGGGGCCGGGGAGCTGGTGCTGACGGCGATGAACGGGAACTCGGACGTCACCGAGCTGGTCCGGTACGCGCCCGGGACCGGCCGGTCGGCCCGGGTCCCGCTGCCCTTCGCCCTGGACGGGCCGCAGGTGGCCATGGCCGGGGACGTCGCGTACCTGCTGGCGCGGGGCGGGTCGCTGCTCGCGTTCGACACCGCGGCGGGCGGTGCCGAGGCCGAGCTGTGGCGGCTGGAGACCGGGGTCGGGCGGGCCTCCGCCCCGGTGCTCGGGGAGGGCGGGCACCTGTACTTCTCCGCCGCGGACGGGCGGCTGCTGGCCGTCGACACGGACCGGGGTGCGCTGGTGGGGCAGACCCGGACCCGGATGAGCGGCGGGAAGCTCGCCTACGCCTCCGACCTGCCCGCCCCGGTCACGGCGGGGCGGACGGTCGTGGGGACGGCGCCGGACGGGTCGGTCTTCGCGGTGGACGGGGCGGACCCGGGCGCCTGGTGA
- a CDS encoding SH3 domain-containing protein encodes MGVEEQTAEPTRDEADGAAGATAAAETGLKVETTASGTRYPIAPGYRVNVRTGPGTSYRIVRTMPLGQKIPIYCQKPGETVTGPYGTSNLWDNIANGQFVADVYVYTGRDGYIAPRCD; translated from the coding sequence ATGGGTGTTGAAGAGCAGACCGCAGAGCCCACACGCGACGAGGCGGACGGGGCGGCAGGGGCGACGGCCGCGGCGGAGACCGGGCTGAAGGTGGAGACCACCGCCTCCGGCACCCGCTACCCGATCGCCCCGGGCTACCGGGTCAACGTCCGCACCGGACCCGGCACCAGCTACCGCATCGTCCGGACCATGCCGCTCGGACAGAAGATCCCGATCTACTGCCAGAAGCCGGGGGAGACGGTCACCGGCCCCTACGGCACGTCGAACCTCTGGGACAACATCGCCAACGGCCAGTTCGTCGCGGACGTCTACGTCTACACGGGGCGTGACGGCTACATCGCACCGCGCTGCGACTGA
- a CDS encoding MerR family transcriptional regulator: protein MRISELSRRSGVATATIKYYLREGLLPPGRATAATQAEYGEVHVRRLRLIRALTGVRGLTVSAAKDVLDVVNEGEADTHELLGLVFGIRPPAEEGAADGAADGAAGDATDGGVREVDALIAEMGWTVSEHNPARETITQTLHTLNSLGMDYGWRALLPYAALAEQTATLDLDQLQGPDDPLEKAERAVLLTVLLEPALLALRRLAQEAESTVRHRS from the coding sequence GTGAGAATTTCTGAGCTGAGCCGCCGCAGCGGTGTGGCCACCGCGACGATCAAGTACTACCTGCGGGAAGGGCTCCTGCCGCCGGGGCGCGCCACAGCCGCGACCCAGGCGGAGTACGGCGAGGTCCATGTGCGCCGGCTGCGGCTGATCCGGGCTCTCACAGGCGTGCGGGGGCTGACCGTGAGCGCGGCCAAGGACGTCCTCGACGTCGTCAACGAGGGCGAGGCCGACACGCACGAGCTGCTGGGCCTGGTCTTCGGCATCCGGCCGCCCGCCGAGGAGGGCGCGGCGGACGGGGCGGCCGATGGCGCGGCGGGCGACGCGACGGACGGTGGCGTCCGCGAGGTCGACGCGCTGATCGCGGAGATGGGATGGACCGTCTCCGAGCACAACCCCGCCCGGGAGACCATCACCCAGACCCTGCATACGCTCAACTCCCTCGGTATGGACTACGGCTGGCGCGCGCTGCTGCCCTACGCGGCCCTGGCCGAGCAGACGGCGACGCTCGACCTGGACCAGCTCCAGGGGCCGGACGACCCGCTGGAGAAGGCGGAGCGCGCCGTGCTGCTGACCGTTCTGCTGGAGCCCGCGCTGTTGGCCCTGCGCCGGCTCGCGCAGGAGGCCGAGTCGACGGTCCGCCACCGCAGCTGA
- the ilvD gene encoding dihydroxy-acid dehydratase, whose amino-acid sequence MPQLRSRTVTHGRNMAGARALMRASGVASADIGKPIIAVANSFTEFVPGHTHLAPVGRIVSEAILAAGAVPREFNTIAVDDGIAMGHGGMLYSLPSRDLIADSVEYMVEAHCADALICISNCDKITPGMLMAAMRLNIPTVFVSGGPMEAGKATLVDGTVRKLDLVNAISDAVDESVSDEDMLRIEENACPTCGSCSGMFTANSMNCLTEVLGLSLPGNGSVLATHTARRALYEDAGRTVVEITKRYYEQDDETVLPRAIGTRAAFDNAMALDIAMGGSTNTILHLLAAAEEAELAYGLDDINEVSRRVPCLSKVAPNVAPGGTYYMEDVHRAGGIPALIGELHRGGLLNEDVHAVHSDTLAEWLKNWDVRGGSPSPEAVELWHAAPGCVRSATAFSQSERWDTLDLDAAGGCIRDVEHAYSKDGGLAVLKGNLAVDGCVVKTAGVDESIWTFEGPAVVCESQDEAVDKILRKEIEPGDVVVIRYEGPRGGPGMQEMLYPTSFLKGRGLGKVCALVTDGRFSGGTSGLSIGHASPEAASGGTIALVEDGDRIRIDIPNRSIELLVDDAELATRREALNGVYAPKNRDRKVSAALRAYAAMATSADRGAVRDVSKLG is encoded by the coding sequence ATGCCGCAGCTGAGGTCCCGCACGGTCACCCACGGACGCAACATGGCGGGCGCGCGCGCCCTTATGCGCGCGTCGGGCGTAGCGAGCGCGGACATCGGCAAGCCGATCATCGCGGTCGCCAACTCGTTCACCGAGTTCGTCCCCGGCCACACCCACCTCGCCCCGGTCGGCCGGATCGTCTCCGAGGCGATCCTGGCGGCGGGCGCGGTCCCGCGCGAGTTCAACACCATCGCCGTGGACGACGGCATCGCGATGGGCCACGGCGGCATGCTCTACAGCCTGCCCTCCCGCGACCTGATCGCCGACTCCGTGGAGTACATGGTCGAGGCGCACTGCGCGGACGCGCTGATCTGCATCTCCAACTGCGACAAGATCACCCCGGGCATGCTGATGGCCGCCATGCGCCTCAACATCCCGACCGTCTTCGTCTCCGGCGGCCCGATGGAGGCCGGCAAGGCCACCCTCGTCGACGGCACGGTCCGAAAACTCGACCTGGTCAACGCGATCAGCGACGCGGTCGACGAGTCCGTCTCCGACGAGGACATGCTCCGCATCGAGGAGAACGCCTGCCCCACCTGCGGCAGCTGTTCCGGCATGTTCACCGCCAACTCGATGAACTGCCTGACCGAGGTCCTCGGCCTCTCCCTCCCGGGCAACGGCTCCGTCCTCGCCACGCACACCGCCCGCCGGGCGCTGTACGAGGACGCCGGCCGCACGGTCGTCGAGATCACCAAGCGCTACTACGAGCAGGACGACGAGACCGTCCTGCCGCGCGCCATCGGCACCCGCGCCGCGTTCGACAACGCGATGGCGCTGGACATCGCCATGGGCGGCTCGACCAACACGATCCTGCACCTGCTGGCCGCCGCCGAGGAAGCGGAGCTGGCGTACGGCCTCGACGACATCAACGAGGTCTCGCGCCGGGTCCCCTGCCTCTCCAAGGTCGCCCCGAACGTCGCCCCCGGCGGCACGTACTACATGGAGGACGTCCACCGGGCCGGCGGCATCCCCGCCCTCATCGGCGAGCTGCACCGCGGCGGTCTGCTCAACGAGGACGTGCACGCGGTGCACTCCGACACCCTGGCCGAGTGGCTGAAGAACTGGGACGTCCGCGGCGGCTCCCCGTCCCCCGAGGCCGTCGAGCTGTGGCACGCCGCCCCCGGCTGCGTCCGCTCCGCGACCGCCTTCTCGCAGTCCGAGCGGTGGGACACCCTCGACCTGGACGCGGCGGGCGGCTGCATCCGCGACGTCGAGCACGCCTACTCCAAGGACGGCGGCCTCGCCGTCCTCAAGGGCAACCTTGCCGTGGACGGGTGCGTCGTGAAGACCGCCGGCGTCGACGAGTCGATCTGGACCTTCGAGGGCCCGGCCGTCGTCTGCGAGTCGCAGGACGAGGCCGTCGACAAGATCCTCCGCAAGGAGATCGAGCCGGGCGACGTCGTCGTCATCCGTTACGAGGGCCCGCGCGGCGGCCCCGGCATGCAGGAGATGCTCTACCCCACCTCCTTCCTCAAGGGCCGGGGCCTGGGCAAGGTCTGCGCGCTGGTCACCGACGGCCGCTTCTCCGGCGGCACGTCGGGCCTCTCCATCGGCCACGCCTCGCCCGAGGCGGCCTCCGGCGGCACCATCGCGCTCGTCGAGGACGGTGACCGGATCCGGATCGACATCCCGAACCGCTCCATCGAACTGCTCGTCGACGACGCCGAGCTGGCCACCCGCCGCGAGGCGCTCAACGGCGTGTACGCGCCGAAGAACCGCGACCGCAAGGTCTCGGCCGCACTGCGCGCCTACGCGGCGATGGCGACGAGCGCGGACCGCGGCGCGGTCCGGGACGTCTCGAAGCTGGGCTGA
- a CDS encoding 4'-phosphopantetheinyl transferase superfamily protein — protein sequence MPSDPTFLWLLPEHAVDRFAAALGGTRLLTARERAALGRRLTPGAARRYLGARLLCRYALSARVPRPLEHWRFTTGAYGRPELLADGEGLRFNLSHTEGLIACVVTRGRGCGVDAGPDPAPAGLVSWLEPRLAPAERAELAASSPGTRNTVAGELWVLKEAYLKALGTGLTRDLGGFAFGPRGGGPIRVHDHEHGLDHDHDHDLGLGLGPDHGYDRGRPRDTASRWWFDLLRPAPGHLVAVAAEDGRPRDLRRIDLAPLRPLDLPHAGPSPLDLSHADLSSV from the coding sequence ATGCCGTCCGACCCGACCTTCCTGTGGCTGCTGCCCGAGCACGCGGTGGACCGCTTCGCCGCCGCGCTCGGCGGTACCCGGCTGCTCACCGCGCGGGAGCGGGCGGCTCTCGGCCGACGGCTGACCCCGGGAGCCGCGCGACGCTATCTGGGGGCGCGGCTGCTGTGCCGTTACGCCCTCAGCGCGCGGGTGCCCCGGCCCCTGGAGCACTGGCGCTTCACGACCGGCGCGTACGGGCGGCCGGAGCTCCTCGCGGACGGTGAGGGGCTGCGGTTCAACCTCTCGCACACCGAGGGGCTGATCGCCTGCGTCGTCACCCGGGGGCGGGGGTGCGGGGTCGACGCGGGCCCCGATCCCGCGCCCGCCGGGCTGGTGTCGTGGCTGGAGCCCCGGCTCGCCCCCGCCGAGCGGGCCGAGCTGGCCGCTTCGTCCCCCGGCACGCGGAACACCGTCGCCGGGGAGCTGTGGGTGCTCAAGGAGGCGTACCTGAAGGCCCTGGGCACCGGGCTGACCCGGGACCTGGGCGGTTTCGCGTTCGGCCCGCGCGGAGGCGGCCCGATCCGCGTGCACGACCACGAGCACGGCCTTGACCACGACCATGACCACGACCTCGGCCTCGGCCTCGGCCCCGACCACGGCTACGACCGGGGCCGGCCGCGCGACACCGCGTCCCGCTGGTGGTTCGACCTGCTCCGCCCCGCACCCGGCCACCTCGTGGCCGTGGCCGCCGAGGACGGCCGCCCGCGGGACCTCCGCCGTATCGACCTGGCCCCCCTCCGACCCCTGGACCTCCCGCACGCGGGCCCCTCGCCCCTGGACCTCTCGCACGCGGACCTCTCGTCCGTCTGA